The Candidatus Omnitrophota bacterium region AAGGCGCGGTCACGGCGACCAGGCCCGCCAGGGCCCCGTTAAGCGTCATACTGACATCCGGCTTGCCGAATTGGAACCATACCACCACCATGGCAGCTACCGCTCCCGCGGCCGCGGCAAGATTAGTAGTAACGGCTATCACAGCTATCGAAAGGTTGGTCCCGGCCGTGGTGCTTCCGGGATTGAACCCGAACCATCCGAACCACAATATGAACACCCCGAGTGCCGCGAGTGGGATATTATGTCCGGGTATGGCGTTAGAGCTGCCGTCCCTGTTATACTTACCCAGCCTTGGTCCCAACAGTATCGCGCCCGCCAGAGCCGCCCATCCACCGGTGGAATGCACTACAGTAGAACCGGCAAAATCTATCATACCTTTAGCGGCAAGCCATCCGCCACCCCATATCCAGTGTCCCACGACAGGGTATATAAGGGCTGTGATGAACACGCTGTACGCCATATATGAACTGAACTTAGTGCGTTCCGCCATAGCGCCTGAAACTATGGTCGCGGCAGTGGCCGCGAAGACAGCCTGGAATATCCAGAAAGCGAATTGCCAAAGCCCTTCCCCTGTAGAGGGATCTCCCGCGGCCAGGAAGAACCCGTCCTTCCCGAACAACCCGAGCACCGTAGTACCGAACATTATGCCGAACCCTACCGCCCAATAAGCCAGCGATCCTACGGCGAAATCCATAAGGTTCTTCATCATGATGTTACAGGCGTTCTTTGCCCTGGTGAACCCGGTCTCGACCATCGCGAACCCGGCCTGCATGAAAAATACGAGAAAAGCCGCCAGGAGCGTCCAGACCGTATTTATCGCTACCGCGTTGGAAGCCGGCGTAGCGGCATCCTCGGCCCATGCGGACGCGGCTACGCCAATAAAGGCGAGCGGCAGCATTTTTAGTATCCTCTTAATGATCTTCATGTCCATCCCCCTTGTTTAACCTAGCATATTTCAATACGCGAACCCTATAGTAACGCCGCCGTAGAACTCGTTGCTCTGAGCATCATTATAGGTCTTCCTGTCAAGTATAACGGAATATGATACTGTCGGCGTTATCGTGAAATACTTGAATACCGGGATATTGACGCCGCCCGATATATTCATGTCGCTCCAACCTGATTTGTCGGTCCACTGCTGGTCATTATACGCGAACGTAAGGCCCAGGTCCGCGGTAATATCATTCTCGAACTCGAACGTATGCCCCAGGCCGAACAGGAAATACGAACCACTGCCACCGCTCCCGCCTGAACCTTTTCCATGGCCGATATCCCAGTACCATGTGAACGACGGCTGCAGTAAAGTATCGTACGCGACCCCCAGATACATCTCATGTGACGAGAAATATTTGTTCCCGCTATCCACGTTCGGGAAAGTGTAATAAGTATATCCCATCGAAACGCTGAGGGGATCGGCAAAGCCAAGGCTACCCATCTCGAACTTCTCGGCCATTTCGCCCACGTTGAACGTATAGTCGACGGTATAATCCAACTCCGTTATCTCCTGATATCTCCCGCCGTCCATGGTCTTATCGTGGTTAGTGCTGTAGTTACCCCATATGTCAAAGGTAAGCCCCCATTTGGACAACGACCCGTCGAACTGCATCACGGGCTCGTCCCCCAGGTTCTGTCCCCTCCATATGTACTTTGTCAGGAACGTTGTGGACAAGGACACATCCGGCGCCCACTCCGGTCTTTCCCCAAGCCATTCGCCGTTAAGATCGACGGCTACGGCGGTCGTGGCCAAAGCGAAGGCCAGACAACAAATACCTGCGATAACACGCGTGCTTCTTTTCTTGAACATATCTTCCCCCTTTTCCTTTTTCATTATACTCCCGTTCACATCCACCCCAACAAAAAAAGCGTCTTCAAACCCCACCATGGGCCTAAAGACGCCTGCGTCAGACAAAAAAAAAGACATCCCTCTCCGTTGAGCTCTTTTTCAACATCGAATGAACATCTTCGTATATTTTATCACATCAATGTGCTTACACTAGTACAAGTAGACCGCGCGCGCGCTTGGTAACCAGGTTCTATTACCATTCAAGCTCATCGCGGAGCTTTTCGCATTTTTCCTTTATCCTGCTCCTGGTCTTAACGACCATCACGTGCGATATGCCGATCTTTTCCCCTATTTCACGCGTTGTATACCCTTCCATCTGGTAATAGAACACGTCTTTCTCCCTCTCGGTGAAATTACGGTCCACTTCGTCAAGCAGGAGAAAGATCTCTACGGAGGCGGTATCCTTTATATACGCGTCAGACACCAGCGTATCCCCCAGTGTATATTCGCCATCTTCTACGAGCGCGAAAAGACTTACGGAATTCGCGTCGACAGACTTACATATCTTGCGTATGTAGTTCTTAAGGAAGAAATAGCATCCCTGCAGGATATAACTTTCCGTTTTATCCTCAAGACTGCCATTGC contains the following coding sequences:
- a CDS encoding ammonium transporter; this encodes MDMKIIKRILKMLPLAFIGVAASAWAEDAATPASNAVAINTVWTLLAAFLVFFMQAGFAMVETGFTRAKNACNIMMKNLMDFAVGSLAYWAVGFGIMFGTTVLGLFGKDGFFLAAGDPSTGEGLWQFAFWIFQAVFAATAATIVSGAMAERTKFSSYMAYSVFITALIYPVVGHWIWGGGWLAAKGMIDFAGSTVVHSTGGWAALAGAILLGPRLGKYNRDGSSNAIPGHNIPLAALGVFILWFGWFGFNPGSTTAGTNLSIAVIAVTTNLAAAAGAVAAMVVVWFQFGKPDVSMTLNGALAGLVAVTAPCANISPLSAIIIGAIGGILVVFSVEFIDKVLRIDDPVGAISVHGVCGAWGTLSVGLFAEKAYGGVDGLFHGGGFGQLIAQATGVLSVFAWVFGTAFLLFYVIKATMGLRASDEEQLKGLDICEHGMESYSGFQVFSNE
- a CDS encoding sigma-70 family RNA polymerase sigma factor — its product is MKYEEMVTRLKPRLKAISHKVCTRYTYCDSDDFLQEALLHLWLMHGNGSLEDKTESYILQGCYFFLKNYIRKICKSVDANSVSLFALVEDGEYTLGDTLVSDAYIKDTASVEIFLLLDEVDRNFTEREKDVFYYQMEGYTTREIGEKIGISHVMVVKTRSRIKEKCEKLRDELEW